In Populus alba chromosome 9, ASM523922v2, whole genome shotgun sequence, a genomic segment contains:
- the LOC118058944 gene encoding purple acid phosphatase 2, with translation MHMSKGFECGKHKMLNSNLKRMGSSPSSSSVVFAVLFLVLNAPVLCHGGKTSSFVRKVEKTVDMPLDSDVFRVPPGNNAPQQVHITQGDHVGKAVIVSWVTANEPGSKKVIYWSENSEQKEEANSKVYTYKFYNYTSGYIHHCTIRNLEFNTKYYYVVGVGHTERKFWLTTPPAVGPDVPYTFGLIGDLGQSYDSNTTLTHYEKNPTKGQAVLFVGDLSYADNYPNHDNVRWDTWGRFVERSVAYQPWIWTAGNHEIDFAPEIGETKPFKPFTHRYHVPYRASQSTAPFWYSIKRASAYIIVLSSYSAYGKYTPQYKWLEEELPKVNRSETPWLIVLMHSPWYNSYNYHYMEGETMRVMYERWFVQYKVDVVFAGHVHAYERSERISNIAYNIVNGKCVPVRDQTAPVYITIGDGGNLEGLATNMTYPQPEYSAYREASFGHAIFDIKNRTHAYYGWHRNQDGYAVEADTMWFYNRYWHPVDDSTNSEP, from the exons ATGCATATGTCAAAGGGTTTTGAGTGTGGAAAGCACAAGATGTTGAACTCTAATTTGAAGAGGATGggctcttctccttcttcttcatccGTTGTTTTTGCAGTTTTGTTCTTGGTTCTTAACGCGCCTGTGCTGTGTCATGGAGGCAAAACCAGTAGTTTTGTTAGGAAAGTGGAGAAAACTGTTGATATGCCTCTTGATAGCGATGTTTTCAGAGTCCCTCCCGGCAACAATGCTCCCCAACAg GTTCATATAACTCAAGGAGATCATGTGGGCAAGGCAGTTATAGTGTCGTGGGTCACTGCTAATGAACCAGGTTCAAAGAAAGTAATTTACTGGAGTGAAAACAGCGAACAAAAGGAGGAGGCTAACAGCAAAGTTTATACCTATAAATTCTACAATTACACGTCTGGCTACATTCACCACTGTACCATCAGAAACTTAGAG TTCAACACAAAATATTACTACGTAGTAGGGGTTGGGCACACCGAAAGAAAATTCTGGCTTACCACTCCTCCTGCAGTTGGTCCTGATGTCCCATATACATTTGGTCTCATAG GGGATCTTGGTCAGAGTTATGATTCAAACACAACACTTACTCACTATGAAAAGAATCCAACAAAAGGGCAAGCAGTTCTGTTTGTTGGAGACCTATCTTATGCCGACAACTATCCAAATCATGACAATGTGAGATGGGATACATGGGGAAGGTTTGTAGAGAGAAGTGTTGCTTATCAACCTTGGATATGGACTGCAGGAAATCATGAGATTGACTTTGCCCCAGAAATT GGTGAAACTAAACCATTCAAGCCTTTTACTCACCGCTACCATGTCCCTTATAGAGCATCACAAAGTACTGCTCCTTTTTGGTACTCAATCAAGAGGGCTTCAGCCTACATCATTGTCTTGTCTTCATACTCTGCATATG GTAAATACACTCCTCAATACAAATGGCTTGAAGAGGAGCTACCAAAAGTAAATAGGAGTGAGACACCGTGGTTGATTGTTCTTATGCATTCTCCGTGGTATAATAGCTACAATTATCATTACATGGAAGGAGAGACCATGAGAGTAATGTACGAGCGATGGTTTGTTCAGTACAAAGTGGATGTTGTGTTTGCTGGTCATGTTCATGCCTATGAACGATCT GAACGCATATCGAACATTGCATACAACATAGTAAACGGAAAGTGTGTTCCGGTAAGAGATCAAACTGCCCCAGTTTACATCACCATTGGCGATGGAGGAAATCTTGAAGGCTTAGCAACAAA TATGACGTATCCACAACCAGAGTACTCAGCATACCGCGAGGCCAGTTTTGGACATGCCATTTTCGATATCAAGAACAGAACCCATGCTTACTATGGCTGGCACCGCAATCAAGATGGATATGCTGTGGAAGCTGACACCATGTGGTTCTACAACAGATACTGGCATCCGGTTGATGATTCAACAAATTCTGAACCGTGA
- the LOC118058945 gene encoding cysteine protease RD19A, which translates to MSLNLSLFLILSLLFISAISAETFNGDDSLIRQVVEGQDESSPNLLTAEQHHFSLFKRKFKKSYLSQEEHDYRFSVFKSNLRRAARHQKLDPTASHGVTQFSDLTSAEFRKQVLGLRKLRLPKDANKAPILPTNDLPEDFDWREKGAVGPVKNQGSCGSCWSFSTTGALEGAHFLATGELVSLSEQQLVDCDHECDPEEPGSCDSGCNGGLMNSAFEYTLKAGGLMREEDYPYTGMDRGACKFDKEKVAAGVANFSVVSLDEDQIAANLVKNGPLAVAINAVFMQTYIGGVSCPYICSRRLDHGVLLVGYGSAGYAPVRMKEKPYWIIKNSWGESWGENGFYKICKGRNICGVDSMVSTVAAVQTSSL; encoded by the exons ATGTCTCTcaacctctctctctttctcatcctctctctcctctttatCTCCGCTATTTCTGCGGAGACATTCAACGGTGATGATTCCCTGATCAGACAAGTTGTTGAAGGTCAGGATGAATCATCACCAAACCTGTTGACCGCAGAGCAGCATCACTTCTCGCTATTCAagagaaaattcaagaaatcaTACCTTTCACAAGAAGAGCATGATTACCGGTTTTCCGTATTCAAGTCTAATCTGAGACGCGCGGCGCGTCATCAGAAATTGGACCCAACAGCGAGTCATGGTGTGACACAGTTCTCCGATTTGACATCGGCTGAGTTTAGAAAGCAGGTTTTAGGTTTAAGGAAGTTGAGGTTGCCTAAGGATGCGAATAAAGCTCCGATTTTGCCTACTAATGATTTGCCTGAGGATTTTGATTGGAGAGAGAAAGGAGCTGTTGGCCCTGTTAAAAATCag GGTTCGTGTGGGTCATGCTGGAGTTTTAGCACTACAGGAGCTTTGGAAGGCGCACATTTCCTTGCTACTGGAGAGCTTGTTAGCCTTAGCGAGCAGCAGCTTGTGGATTGCGATCATGAG TGTGATCCAGAGGAACCAGGTTCATGTGACTCTGGGTGCAATGGTGGGCTGATGAATAGTGCCTTTGAGTATACTCTCAAAGCTGGTGGTCTCATGCGTGAGGAAGACTATCCGTACACCGGAATGGATCGTGGTGCTTGCAAATTTGACAAGGAAAAGGTTGCTGCTGGAGTGGCCAACTTTAGCGTGGTGTCCCTTGATGAAGATCAAATTGCTGCAAATCTTGTGAAAAATGGTCCCCTTGCAG TGGCCATCAATGCTGTGTTCATGCAAACATACATTGGAGGAGTTTCATGCCCATATATTTGCTCAAGGAGGTTGGATCATGGAGTGTTGCTGGTGGGATATGGTTCGGCTGGCTATGCTCCCGTCAGGATGAAGGAGAAGCCATACTGGATTATCAAGAACTCATGGGGAGAAAGCTGGGGAGAGAATGGATTCTACAAAATCTGCAAGGGTCGCAATATTTGCGGAGTAGACTCCATGGTCTCAACTGTTGCTGCCGTGCAGACCAGCTCCCTGTAG